The following proteins are co-located in the Ammospiza caudacuta isolate bAmmCau1 chromosome 20, bAmmCau1.pri, whole genome shotgun sequence genome:
- the PTRH2 gene encoding peptidyl-tRNA hydrolase 2, mitochondrial — translation MISLFEPEFVNVIIGVVCGVCLGWGIRGRLRRKPGGAGAVPDPSSSLGGEPDIMGETGELKLVLIVRNDLKMGKGKVAAQCSHAAVSAYKQVHKRNPELLKQWEYCGQPKVVLKAPDEETLVQLLAEAKRLGLTVSLIQDAGRTQIAPGSRTVLGIGPGPADVIDKVSGHLKLF, via the coding sequence ATGATTTCTCTCTTTGAGCCCGAGTTTGTGAATGTCATCATCGGAGTGGTGTGCGGtgtgtgcctgggctggggcatcCGGGGCCGGCTCCGCAGGaagcctggaggagctggagcagtgccAGACCCTTCCAGCAGCCTGGGGGGCGAGCCTGACATCATGGGGGAGACAGGGGAGCTCAAGCTGGTGCTGATCGTCCGCAACGACCTGAAGATGGGCAAGGGCAAAGTGGCAGCACAGTGCTCCCACGCTGCTGTCTCTGCCTACAAGCAGGTTCACAAGAGGAATCCCGAGCTCCTGAAGCAGTGGGAATATTGTGGACAGCCCAAAGTGGTGCTCAAGGCTCCTGATGAAGAGACTCtggtgcagctgctggctgaggcCAAGCGCCTGGGGCTGACCGTGAGCTTGATACAGGATGCTGGGCGCACTCAGATAGCTCCAGGCTCCAGGACAGTCCTTGGGATAGGACCAGGACCAGCTGATGTCATAGATAAAGTGTCTGGTCACCTGAAGCTCTTCTAA